A window from Salvia miltiorrhiza cultivar Shanhuang (shh) chromosome 2, IMPLAD_Smil_shh, whole genome shotgun sequence encodes these proteins:
- the LOC131009453 gene encoding anthocyanidin 3-O-glucosyltransferase 2-like — METFELVFIPSPGLSHLTATVEAAKLLLTRDGRLSITILTMQLPGDTAVDTYTAKISASSPPRLAFAALPGLPDWTPQSATSFFEFIEGQITNVRQILSNLIEQNSGDRHKIAGIVLDMFCLIFIDVAREFSLPAYCYFTSGAGTLGLFEYLVKLKLEENKELTEFKGSDAELPVPCYSLPIPAKVLPAALVNDGLIADYFCSHLKRVSETNGVVVNTFYEFEPYAVDSMMSGRGPKVYPIGPILDLSSQFNEDDDVKKWLDDQPENSVIFLCFGTKGSFAGAQVREIAVALEGSGCRFLWSLRKPGTKGAAKLVVEYDDFEEVLPEGFVERTKGLGRVIGWAAQAAALAHPAVGGFVSHCGWNSTLESVWFGVPVATFPLHAEQQLNAFYLVREAGLAEAIRLDYRGEEAPEIVGAGEIEGAIRRLMGAEGGPVRRKVEEMGRKGRAALEEGGSSYKAQALFIEDVIRNING, encoded by the exons ATGGAGACATTCGAGCTAGTATTCATCCCATCTCCGGGGCTGAGCCACCTCACCGCCACCGTCGAGGCGGCCAAGCTCCTCCTCACCCGCGACGGCCGCCTCTCCATCACCATCCTCACCATGCAGCTCCCCGGCGACACCGCCGTCGACACCTACACCGCCAAGATCTCCGCCTCCTCGCCGCCCCGCCTCGCCTTCGCCGCCCTCCCCGGCCTCCCCGACTGGACCCCGCAATCCGCAACCTCCTTCTTCGAGTTCATCGAAGGCCAGATCACAAACGTGAGGCAAATCCTCTCAAACCTAATCGAGCAAAATTCCGGCGATCGCCATAAGATCGCCGGAATCGTGCTCGACATGTTCTGCCTCATATTCATCGACGTCGCCCGCGAATTCAGCCTACCGGCTTACTGTTACTTCACCTCAG GTGCAGGTACACTAGGTTTATTTGAATACTTAGTCAAATTGAAACTCGAGGAGAATAAGGAGCTAACGGAATTCAAAGGCTCCGACGCCGAACTTCCGGTGCCGTGCTACTCCCTCCCTATTCCGGCGAAGGTTCTGCCGGCGGCGTTAGTCAACGACGGCCTGATCGCCGACTACTTTTGTAGCCACCTCAAAAGAGTATCGGAGACAAACGGCGTCGTAGTGAACACATTCTACGAATTCGAGCCGTACGCCGTCGATTCGATGATGTCGGGCCGAGGCCCGAAAGTTTATCCGATCGGCCCGATTTTGGACTTGAGCAGCCAATtcaatgaagatgatgatgtgaaGAAATGGCTCGACGATCAGCCGGAAAATTCCGTGATTTTCCTCTGTTTTGGAACGAAGGGGAGCTTCGCCGGAGCTCAGGTGAGAGAGATCGCTGTGGCGCTCGAAGGTAGCGGCTGCAGGTTCCTATGGTCGCTGAGGAAGCCCGGGACGAAGGGGGCGGCGAAGCTCGTGGTGGAGTACGACGATTTCGAGGAGGTTTTGCCGGAGGGGTTCGTGGAGAGGACTAAGGGGTTGGGCAGGGTGATCGGGTGGGCGGCGCAGGCGGCTGCGCTGGCCCACCCGGCGGTCGGGGGTTTTGTTTCGCATTGTGGGTGGAACTCGACTCTGGAGAGCGTGTGGTTCGGGGTGCCCGTGGCGACTTTCCCGCTCCACGCGGAGCAGCAGTTAAACGCGTTTTATCTCGTGAGGGAGGCGGGGTTGGCGGAGGCGATTAGGTTGGATTATAGGGGGGAGGAGGCGCCGGAGATCGTGGGGGCCGGGGAGATCGAGGGGGCGATACGGCGGTTGATGGGGGCCGAGGGGGGCCCGGTGAGGAGGAAGGTGGAGGAGATGGGGAGGAAGGGGAGGGCGGCTTTGGAGGAAGGTGGATCTTCTTATAAAGCTCAAGCTTTGTTTATTGAGGATGTGATTAGAAATATTAATGGTTAG
- the LOC131009439 gene encoding anthocyanidin 3-O-glucosyltransferase 2-like — MPEEITRLIFVPLPVLSHLLPTIKLAKLLTDRDDRLSITLLIINLQFDNKISSYIKNSPNSRINFVELERVECDKSPKTTIFEVIASQKPAVRAAAAAAAAGGAPEPGKLAGVVYDNLCSSMMDVAAELGVPSYIFFTCGAAILGLLFRLAGLMGGRDRALTEYEGSDAEISVATFFNPVPAKVWPSTVLVDGQGGFLGIVERLRSADGIIVNTFLELEEHAITALAGDDGAPAIYPLGPLLQDEEEPANDGARSRRVEILEWLDEQPDSSVVFLCFGTNGWFNEAQVREIAAALEGSGSRFLWSLRKPPLKENGEGPREYENPDEVLPEGFLERTASTGMVIGWAPQMAVLSHRAVGGFVSHCGWNSILESISCGVPIATWPMFADQQSNAFQLVKELEIAVEIKMDYRKEASIIVTSDKIEKGIRDLMNPKNKIRSNVKKLMGKSRGALIEGGSSYNFVHFFIENVKGNLIP, encoded by the coding sequence ATGCCAGAAGAAATAACAAGGTTGATCTTCGTACCTCTCCCAGTGCTCAGCCATCTCTTACCAACCATAAAATTAGCAAAGCTCCTAACCGACCGCGATGATCGCCTCTCCATCACACTGCTAATCATCAACCTTCAATTCGACAACAAAATCAGCTCCTACATTAAAAACTCGCCGAATTCCCGCATCAATTTCGTCGAACTCGAACGAGTCGAATGCGACAAATCCCCGAAAACCACGATTTTCGAAGTCATCGCCAGCCAGAAGCCCGCCGTGAGGgcggctgccgccgccgccgcagccgGCGGGGCGCCGGAGCCGGGGAAGCTCGCCGGAGTCGTCTACGACAACTTGTGCTCCTCCATGATGGATGTGGCAGCGGAGCTCGGCGTCCCGTCGTACATTTTCTTCACCTGCGGCGCCGCCATCCTCGGCCTTCTCTTCCGCCTCGCCGGATTGATGGGCGGCCGTGATCGCGCGCTCACGGAGTACGAGGGCTCCGATGCGGAGATTTCGGTGGCGACTTTCTTTAATCCGGTGCCGGCGAAGGTGTGGCCGTCGACGGTGCTCGTCGACGGCCAGGGTGGGTTCCTCGGCATCGTGGAGAGATTGAGATCGGCCGATGGCATCATCGTGAACACTTTTCTTGAGCTCGAGGAGCACGCGATCACGGCGCTCGCCGGAGACGATGGGGCTCCGGCAATCTATCCGCTCGGGCCGCTCCTCCAAGACGAGGAGGAACCGGCCAACGATGGGGCGCGGAGTCGGCGGGTGGAGATCCTCGAGTGGTTGGACGAGCAGCCGGACTCCTCCGTCGTGTTCCTGTGCTTCGGCACAAACGGGTGGTTCAACGAGGCGCAGGTGAGGGAGATCGCGGCGGCGCTCGAGGGGAGCGGGAGTCGGTTCCTATGGTCACTGAGGAAGCCGCCGTTGAAGGAGAACGGGGAGGGCCCTAGGGAGTACGAGAATCCCGACGAAGTTTTGCCAGAAGGGTTCCTCGAGCGCACGGCCTCGACCGGGATGGTGATCGGGTGGGCCCCACAGATGGCGGTGCTATCGCACCGCGCAGTAGGCGGGTTCGTATCGCACTGTGGATGGAACTCGATTCTAGAGAGCATCTCGTGCGGGGTCCCAATAGCCACGTGGCCAATGTTCGCTGATCAACAATCCAACGCGTTCCAACTCGTGAAAGAGTTGGAGATCGCGGTTGAGATTAAGATGGATTATCGAAAAGAAGCATCAATCATAGTGACTTCGGATAAAATAGAGAAAGGAATTAGAGACTTGATGAATCCCAAAAATAAAATTCGATCCAatgtgaaaaaattgatggggaAGAGTAGAGGTGCCCTAATTGAAGGTGGATCGTCGTATAACTTCGtacatttttttattgaaaacgTGAAGGGAAATCTCATTCCTTGA
- the LOC131009460 gene encoding nicotianamine synthase-like, with protein sequence MKNLILAAITLLILAGAAGVCLPVAARRWPALFFTMKAFAAGVILSTGFIHVLSDAFELDFPFTGFVGMVAAIGTLVVDTYATSYYRRRAEVVCVREPLVEKVQYLYERISKLEELSPSKEVDELFTELVHVCTPPHPLDAAKLSPEIQEMRGKLISLCGRAEGLMEKHFSALLAAFARPLDNLRRFPYYTNYLKLGRLESDLLAPHCPDPARVAFVGSGPLPLTSIVLAAHHLGSTVFDNFDIDASANAMAARLVAPHPEISARMGFHTGDILHVPGAVLRQYDVVFLAALVGVDAAEKVRVVEHLAAGMAPGAILMLRSAHGARAFLYPVVDLGLLRGFQLLSVYHPTDDVINSVVVARRCSVAVEDHHR encoded by the coding sequence ATGAAGAATCTTATTCTCGCCGCAATCACATTGTTAATTCTGGCGGGCGCCGCCGGCGTGTGCCTCCCGGTGGCGGCGCGGCGGTGGCCGGCGCTGTTCTTCACGATGAAGGCGTTCGCCGCCGGCGTGATCCTGTCGACGGGGTTCATACACGTGCTGTCGGACGCCTTTGAGCTGGATTTTCCGTTCACCGGATTCGTCGGCATGGTGGCGGCGATCGGGACGCTCGTGGTCGACACCTACGCGACGTCGTATTATAGGCGGCGGGCGGAGGTGGTTTGTGTGAGAGAGCCTCTCGTTGAGAAAGTGCAGTATCTGTACGAGAGGATCTCGAAGCTCGAGGAGCTGAGCCCCTCGAAAGAGGTGGACGAGCTCTTCACAGAGCTCGTCCACGTCTGCACTCCCCCTCACCCGCTCGACGCGGCCAAGCTGTCCCCAGAGATCCAGGAGATGCGCGGCAAGCTCATCTCCCTCTGCGGCCGCGCCGAGGGGCTCATGGAGAAGCACTTCTCCGCGCTCCTCGCCGCCTTCGCGCGGCCCCTCGACAACCTCCGCCGCTTCCCGTACTACACGAACTACCTCAAGCTCGGTCGTCTCGAATCCGACCTCCTCGCCCCGCACTGCCCCGACCCGGCCCGCGTGGCGTTCGTGGGCTCCGGCCCCCTCCCCCTCACCTCCATCGTCCTCGCCGCCCACCACCTCGGCTCCACCGTGTTCGACAACTTCGACATCGACGCCTCCGCCAACGCCATGGCGGCGAGGCTGGTGGCCCCGCACCCGGAGATATCGGCGCGGATGGGGTTCCACACGGGCGACATCCTGCACGTGCCGGGCGCCGTGCTGCGCCAATACGACGTCGTGTTCCTGGCGGCCCTCGTGGGGGTGGACGCGGCGGAGAAGGTGCGCGTCGTGGAGCACTTGGCCGCCGGCATGGCCCCCGGCGCCATCCTCATGCTCCGCAGTGCCCACGGCGCCAGGGCCTTCCTTTACCCCGTCGTCGACCTCGGCCTCCTCCGCGGCTTCCAGCTCCTCTCCGTCTACCACCCCACCGACGACGTCATCAACTCCGTCGTCGTTGCCAGGAGGTGCTCCGTCGCCGTTGAAGACCATCACCGCTAG
- the LOC131010022 gene encoding uncharacterized protein LOC131010022 has product MFMWKCLSNCLPTAKALRSRSIEIDGLCRRCGSCEETLEHALRDCGWVSTLWAVSPIRLQPVTQGMEFSIVEWFDKIRSCPHNEVHALFASLAWACWYARNLLVFQNKELSHIDCLRIAERALWSKPICAAAPHHSAPTLNNEGEGVCKIASDAALKEGSGVGIGAVLRQEDGQLMGCREKGVREVFAETDCQQLYWMLARQDRDLSYLGDTLEEIHLLKGSFQRLAFSWTPREGNSTADSLASFALSSLCCLSSFDVLPAAVNSHS; this is encoded by the exons ATGTTTATGTGGAAATGCTTATCTAACTGCCTTCCTACGGCAAAGGCGCTGAGAAGCAGATCTATTGAGATCGATGGCCTGTGCAGAAGATGTGGTTCTTGTGAGGAAACGTTGGAACATGCTCTCCGGGACTGTGGGTGGGTTAGCACTCTCTGGGCTGTTTCCCCCATTCGTCTCCAGCCAGTGACGCAAGGGATGGAATTTTCCATTGTGGAATGGTTTGACAAGATTAGATCCTGCCCTCACAATGAAGTTCATGCTCTTTTTGCTTCTCTTGCTTGGGCTTGTTGGTATGCGAGGAATCTACTTGTCTTTCAGAATAAAGAACTTTCACATATTGATTGTTTGAGAATTGCTGAACGTGCTCTCTGGTCTAAACCTATATGTGCTGCTGCTCCTCATCACTCTGCCCCCACTTTGAACAACGAAGGGGAAGGTGTTTGCAAAATTGCTTCGGATGCTGCTTTGAAGGAGGGATCGGGTGTTGGGATTGGAGCTGTACTGAGGCAAGAGGATGGCCAGCTGATGGGTTGCAG GGAGAAGGGTGTGCGGGAGGTGTTTGCAGAAACGGATTGTCAACAACTCTACTGGATGCTCGCTCGACAAGATAGAGATCTTTCCTACCTGGGTGACACCCTCGAAGAAATTCACTTATTGAAAGGTTCGTTCCAACGATTAGCGTTCAGCTGGACGCCACGTGAAGGAAATTCCACTGCTGATTCTTTAGCTTCTTTTGCTCTTAGTTCTTTGTGTTGCTTGTCTTCTTTTGATGTTCTTCCTGCTGCTGTGAACTCTCATTCTTGA
- the LOC131009454 gene encoding anthocyanidin 3-O-glucosyltransferase 2-like yields the protein MAVDEKASLVFIPFPVVSHLVTAVKTAELLAAHDSRLSITVLVMSMPTDTKISSYIKNPRINFVQLEQDVSNGAEAIMKPPKSMMHFAGRHRDSARAVVSEMKRSCRVAGIFVDIMCVDMIDVAKELKISSYIFFASGAAVLGLTFDLQSLRDDGGRNLAEFEGSDEVVTISSYVNPVPARVWPESVFDGESGFLELSRKAREADGIVINTFLELESYAIGSTYANERIPRFYPIGPIIGEGKDENDESRQRRGEIMRWLDGQPDSSVVFLCFGSMGAFGEEQVVDIAEALERSGKRFLWSLRKPIFEGGFAYPTEYENPGEVLPVGFLERTAGVGKVIGWAPQVAVLSHPSVGGFVSHCGWNSTLESVCCGVPMAAWPLGAEQQTNAFQLVKDIGIAVEIKMDYRKNSGEIVPKNIIEKAIKQLMDPTNEIRVRVKELKEKSTRALMEGGSSYNHLGLLIHNFFKSC from the coding sequence atggctGTTGATGAAAAAGCAAGCCTAGTGTTCATCCCCTTCCCCGTCGTGAGCCACCTGGTCACGGCGGTGAAGACGGCGGAGCTCCTCGCCGCCCACGACAGCCGCCTCTCCATCACAGTCCTCGTCATGAGCATGCCGACGGACACCAAGATCAGCTCCTACATCAAGAATCCGCGGATCAACTTCGTGCAGCTCGAACAAGACGTATCCAACGGCGCAGAAGCGATCATGAAGCCTCCCAAGAGCATGATGCATTTCGCCGGCCGCCACAGGGATTCCGCCCGGGCGGTGGTGTCTGAGATGAAGAGATCATGCAGAGTCGCCGGAATCTTCGTCGACATTATGTGTGTCGACATGATCGACGTGGCCAAGGAGCTCAAGATCTCGAGTTACATTTTCTTTGCTAGTGGCGCCGCGGTTCTAGGGCTCACGTTCGATTTGCAGAGTCTCCGAGACGATGGTGGCCGGAATTTGGCGGAGTTCGAGGGTTCGGATGAGGTGGTTACGATCTCGTCGTATGTTAACCCGGTTCCGGCTAGGGTTTGGCCGGAGTCGGTGTTCGACGGGGAGAGCGGCTTCCTCGAGCTATCGAGGAAGGCGCGGGAAGCGGACGGGATCGTCATCAACACTTTTCTTGAATTGGAATCATATGCGATAGGCTCAACCTATGCTAATGAGCGGATCCCGAGGTTTTACCCGATCGGGCCGATCATCGGTGAAGGGAAAGACGAGAATGATGAGAGCCGACAGAGGCGCGGGGAAATCATGCGGTGGCTAGACGGGCAGCCGGACTCGTCGGTCGTGTTCCTCTGCTTCGGGAGCATGGGAGCTTTCGGGGAGGAGCAGGTGGTGGATATCGCGGAGGCGCTGGAGCGGAGTGGGAAGCGGTTCTTGTGGTCGTTGAGAAAGCCGATTTTCGAAGGGGGGTTTGCTTATCCGACGGAGTACGAGAATCCCGGGGAAGTATTGCCGGTAGGGTTCCTAGAGCGGACGGCAGGGGTGGGTAAGGTGATTGGGTGGGCCCCTCAGGTAGCAGTGTTGTCTCACCCTTCGGTAGGAGGGTTCGTGTCGCACTGCGGATGGAACTCGACTTTAGAGAGTGTCTGTTGTGGGGTCCCCATGGCCGCCTGGCCGTTGGGGGCCGAGCAGCAGACCAACGCATTCCAATTAGTGAAGGACATTGGAATTGCTGTCGAGATTAAGATGGACTATCGAAAGAACAGTGGTGAGATTGTGCCAAAAAATATTATCGAGAAGGCAATCAAGCAGCTAATGGACCCCACGAATGAGATTCGAGTTAGGGTTAAGGAGTTGAAGGAGAAGAGCACAAGAGCCCTCATGGAAGGTGGATCATCATATAATCACTTAGGTCTTCTGATTCACAATTTCTTCAAGAGTTGTTGA